A single region of the Halobacteriovorax sp. JY17 genome encodes:
- the ilvA gene encoding threonine ammonia-lyase, whose translation MITFKDIQKAQELIGNQIIKTPCTYSTTLSEHTNCNVFLKLENLQFTGAYKVRGALNRLMNLTEDEKAKGVIASSAGNHAQGVALAAKKLGIKATIVMPETTPLSKIQGTKKFGANVILHGNFYDEAYQKAQEIQAKKGYIFIHPFNDDDIIAGQGTIGLEVFDALPDLDIVVVPIGGGGLISGISIALKTLNPKIRIVGVEAEQMAAMKASVEAKKIVEVPKAKTIADGIAVTTVKENTFEIVSKYVDEIVTVTEPEMAQSIMMLLEVEKILVEGAGSAAFAALSHGKISNIDGKKVGVIISGGNIDVNFLSRVIERGLSEDGRLTTLKIMVPDTPGIISEISKIVSDHGANIVDIHHNRTFSNTHLGQTAVHITLETKGHKHIKEIISSIKKTGLNVLKN comes from the coding sequence GATATCCAAAAGGCCCAGGAGCTAATTGGAAACCAGATTATTAAAACTCCATGTACCTATTCTACGACACTTAGTGAACATACTAATTGCAATGTTTTTCTCAAATTAGAAAATCTTCAATTCACCGGAGCTTATAAAGTAAGGGGTGCTCTTAATCGTCTTATGAACCTAACTGAAGATGAGAAAGCAAAGGGAGTGATCGCTTCCTCCGCAGGTAATCATGCGCAAGGTGTTGCCCTCGCCGCAAAGAAGCTAGGTATAAAAGCAACTATTGTCATGCCAGAGACAACACCACTATCAAAAATTCAAGGAACAAAGAAATTTGGAGCAAATGTTATTCTCCATGGAAACTTCTATGATGAGGCTTACCAGAAAGCTCAAGAAATTCAGGCGAAGAAAGGTTATATCTTCATCCATCCTTTTAATGATGATGACATCATTGCAGGACAAGGAACGATTGGCCTTGAAGTCTTTGACGCTCTTCCTGATCTAGATATCGTTGTAGTCCCAATTGGCGGAGGTGGTTTAATCTCCGGAATTTCAATTGCTCTAAAAACCCTCAATCCCAAAATACGTATTGTAGGTGTTGAAGCAGAACAAATGGCCGCGATGAAAGCTTCAGTTGAAGCAAAGAAAATTGTAGAAGTTCCTAAAGCGAAAACTATCGCTGATGGAATTGCCGTGACAACAGTAAAAGAAAATACTTTTGAAATCGTCTCAAAGTACGTAGACGAAATAGTAACAGTAACTGAACCAGAGATGGCGCAATCTATAATGATGCTTCTAGAGGTTGAAAAAATCTTAGTCGAAGGCGCTGGCTCCGCAGCTTTTGCAGCACTTTCCCATGGAAAGATTTCTAATATTGATGGAAAGAAAGTTGGAGTTATTATTTCTGGTGGAAATATTGATGTAAATTTTCTATCTAGAGTTATTGAAAGAGGACTCTCGGAAGATGGAAGACTAACGACTTTGAAAATTATGGTTCCCGACACCCCTGGAATTATTTCAGAAATTTCAAAAATTGTCTCAGACCATGGTGCTAATATTGTAGACATTCATCACAACCGAACATTTTCAAATACCCACCTAGGTCAAACCGCTGTCCATATTACTCTTGAAACCAAGGGGCATAAGCATATTAAAGAAATCATCTCGTCTATAAAGAAAACAGGACTGAATGTCCTAAAAAACTGA
- a CDS encoding phospholipase D family protein, with product MKTALLALSLTLFSAPTYADTPLEAPFFKVEDSRDKSVKNEMIVLNSGIASLQFRLDMIKRAKKSIEVEYFIYNQDQAGRILTHALIEAAKRGVKVRILVDKSMPIFALDNHIAKELRKYGIDLRFYNDAILLELSTTQFRSHRKLFLVDDKEAITGGRNIGDDYFDLSEHFNFLDRDIYVKGSIVKTMRQSFDEYFDHKITEYPTPPKLPSKSMLRLHKGGRRAAVIRNYEIDLKQFKKAEENAKKFLIENDKDIFTKKRVEEISRPILNAKKTYNCPLTTYATDLPGANFYERLRIDYGETYRILRKVLSHKIENIKEDLLISSPYFINNKLTRGLMYDLLDKDIKIKIYTNSLGSTDAIYVAANFYTDVFKWQAEGVIPYIHNGKWLPKYETITEGVKTAKWGTHSKTQIYDNDEVMIGTYNVDNRSNYYNSEMALFCKGNPELTAEVLASITERTNAGYKIVENHEAVDSNNLPADVYGNPTKTSKFIMNAIAIPSILLRDLL from the coding sequence ATGAAGACTGCTCTACTAGCATTATCACTCACTCTATTCTCAGCTCCAACCTACGCGGACACTCCCCTAGAGGCCCCGTTTTTTAAAGTTGAAGACTCTAGAGATAAGTCAGTGAAAAATGAGATGATTGTCTTAAATAGCGGCATTGCCTCTCTTCAGTTTAGACTTGATATGATTAAGAGGGCAAAGAAATCTATAGAGGTCGAATACTTTATTTATAATCAAGATCAAGCTGGAAGAATACTCACGCACGCCTTGATTGAAGCTGCAAAGAGAGGAGTAAAGGTTAGAATCCTAGTTGATAAATCTATGCCAATTTTTGCTCTTGATAATCACATTGCCAAAGAATTAAGAAAGTATGGAATTGATTTAAGATTTTATAATGATGCCATTCTACTAGAACTTTCAACTACACAATTTAGATCTCATAGAAAATTATTTCTTGTCGATGATAAAGAGGCCATAACGGGTGGAAGAAATATTGGCGATGATTACTTTGATCTTTCTGAACACTTTAACTTCTTAGATAGAGATATTTATGTAAAGGGAAGTATAGTAAAAACAATGCGCCAATCATTTGATGAATACTTTGATCACAAGATTACTGAATACCCAACGCCTCCAAAGCTTCCTTCTAAGTCAATGCTTAGACTTCATAAGGGAGGTCGTAGAGCGGCAGTTATTAGAAATTATGAGATTGATTTAAAACAATTTAAAAAAGCAGAAGAGAATGCAAAGAAGTTTTTAATAGAAAATGATAAAGATATTTTCACAAAGAAGAGAGTTGAAGAAATCTCTAGACCTATTTTAAATGCAAAGAAGACCTATAATTGCCCATTAACTACTTATGCAACAGACTTACCTGGAGCAAATTTCTATGAAAGACTTAGAATTGACTATGGTGAAACTTATAGAATTCTTCGAAAAGTTCTCTCTCACAAGATAGAAAATATAAAAGAAGATCTCCTCATTTCTTCACCTTACTTTATCAACAATAAGCTAACTAGAGGCCTAATGTATGATCTTCTTGATAAAGATATTAAAATTAAAATTTATACAAATAGTCTAGGCTCTACAGATGCAATCTATGTTGCGGCAAATTTCTACACTGACGTTTTTAAATGGCAAGCAGAAGGAGTTATTCCATATATCCACAACGGCAAGTGGCTACCAAAGTACGAGACAATCACAGAGGGTGTAAAGACTGCTAAGTGGGGAACTCACTCAAAGACTCAGATCTACGATAATGATGAAGTCATGATTGGTACTTATAATGTAGATAATAGATCTAATTACTATAATTCAGAAATGGCCCTTTTTTGTAAAGGAAACCCAGAACTCACAGCTGAAGTTCTTGCAAGTATTACAGAGAGAACAAATGCGGGATATAAAATTGTTGAAAATCATGAGGCGGTTGATAGTAATAATCTTCCAGCTGATGTTTATGGAAATCCAACAAAGACAAGTAAGTTTATTATGAATGCCATTGCAATACCATCAATTCTCTTACGCGATCTACTCTAG
- a CDS encoding YihY/virulence factor BrkB family protein, which produces MKKAKYQIIKFSRNYESYSYRFTTRVVAKMLHGFFLFKKRKCEILAGATTFFALLSFCPAMLLFISLIGFFTGDISVAKSVVLTSINDNIPSLAPWILKSISAIVDQQLHTTKSSNIFNFLFLGYSLIGLISALMYGVRTIAGEKAKGGYLIEDAKSFLIGTVMTCFLGFLFISSNEVLFKLIFFSGSKTLPEFARTLFNFQVLPILSSVLFFTGFYKISSGKNISLGHSFLGACAFVGLFIAGKSGHWIYAQLSEKDLAQNYGNFSSIVMAVVWIYYLVCSFFYGASLSNIEKENVFTLVPVGEAAEDSSEYPPEVPVGDDYYKSAS; this is translated from the coding sequence ATGAAAAAAGCCAAGTATCAAATAATTAAATTTAGCCGAAACTATGAGTCTTATAGTTACCGTTTTACAACTAGAGTCGTAGCAAAAATGTTACACGGTTTTTTTCTTTTTAAAAAAAGAAAGTGCGAAATCTTAGCAGGAGCAACAACTTTCTTTGCGCTTTTAAGTTTCTGTCCAGCAATGCTCTTATTTATTTCTTTAATAGGTTTTTTTACTGGCGATATTAGTGTTGCTAAAAGTGTTGTTCTAACATCTATTAATGATAATATTCCAAGTCTTGCTCCTTGGATTTTAAAAAGTATTTCAGCTATTGTCGACCAACAACTTCACACGACTAAGTCTTCTAATATTTTTAATTTTCTTTTTCTAGGATACTCTCTGATTGGATTAATTTCTGCTCTTATGTATGGGGTTAGAACAATTGCAGGTGAAAAAGCGAAGGGAGGATACTTAATTGAAGATGCAAAATCTTTTCTTATCGGAACTGTGATGACATGTTTTCTAGGATTTCTCTTTATTAGTTCAAATGAAGTTCTCTTTAAGTTGATTTTCTTCTCTGGTTCGAAGACTCTTCCTGAATTTGCCCGTACTCTATTTAACTTTCAAGTTCTTCCTATTCTCTCATCGGTACTATTTTTTACTGGGTTCTATAAAATTAGCTCGGGTAAGAATATTTCTCTTGGCCATTCCTTCTTGGGTGCATGTGCATTTGTTGGATTATTTATTGCTGGTAAATCAGGGCATTGGATTTATGCTCAACTATCAGAGAAAGACTTGGCTCAAAATTATGGAAACTTCTCGTCTATTGTTATGGCGGTGGTTTGGATTTACTATCTTGTTTGTTCGTTCTTCTATGGGGCGAGTCTTTCAAATATAGAAAAAGAGAATGTTTTCACTCTTGTTCCTGTGGGAGAGGCGGCGGAGGATAGTTCTGAATATCCTCCTGAGGTTCCTGTTGGTGACGATTACTATAAGTCAGCTTCCTAG
- a CDS encoding exodeoxyribonuclease III, translated as MKIYSWNVAGIRACEKKGLYEWYSKELADIYCFQETKALPEQLSDQLVNPSKHTALYAPAVKKGYSGVSTWVKNGINHSHTIGLGIEEFDSEGRTLITEFDDFILFNCYFPNGQRDHARVPYKMSYCEAIEKKALSLHKKTKKEIIITGDYNTAHHPIDLANPKTNTKSTGFLLVEREWMDHFQEIGFIDLFRQFTPEENGHYTWWTYRSNCRERNIGWRIDYFWSTSKIAKKVKSCKHHIETLGSDHCPISIELK; from the coding sequence ATGAAAATATACTCTTGGAACGTGGCGGGAATTAGGGCCTGTGAAAAAAAAGGTCTATATGAATGGTACTCAAAAGAATTAGCAGATATTTACTGCTTTCAAGAGACAAAGGCCTTACCTGAACAGCTAAGTGACCAGCTAGTGAATCCAAGTAAGCACACGGCCCTTTATGCTCCGGCAGTAAAGAAGGGCTACTCAGGAGTTTCGACTTGGGTAAAGAATGGTATTAACCACTCACACACTATTGGTCTTGGAATAGAGGAATTTGATTCTGAAGGAAGAACGCTGATAACAGAGTTTGATGATTTTATTCTCTTTAATTGCTACTTTCCAAATGGGCAGAGAGATCACGCGAGAGTGCCTTATAAAATGAGTTACTGCGAAGCAATTGAGAAGAAGGCCCTTTCTCTTCATAAGAAAACAAAGAAAGAGATTATCATAACAGGCGATTACAATACCGCCCACCATCCAATTGATTTAGCAAATCCAAAAACAAATACTAAATCTACAGGGTTTCTGCTGGTCGAGAGAGAGTGGATGGATCACTTTCAAGAAATTGGTTTTATAGATCTTTTTAGACAATTCACCCCAGAAGAAAATGGTCATTACACTTGGTGGACTTATAGATCAAATTGTCGTGAAAGAAATATTGGGTGGAGAATTGATTATTTTTGGTCAACAAGTAAGATCGCCAAAAAGGTAAAGAGCTGCAAACATCATATTGAAACTCTTGGCAGCGATCACTGCCCTATTTCAATAGAGCTAAAGTAA
- a CDS encoding ABC-F family ATP-binding cassette domain-containing protein — protein MISANNISLAFGGRKLFDEVNIKFIPGNCYGLIGANGAGKSTFIKILSGDIEAQTGTIDMKPGDRLSVLKQDHFAYDEHPVLKTVLMGNQKLYAIMEEKDAIYMKEDFSDADGIKAAELESEFAEMNGWEAESEAATLLSGLGIGTEYHDKLMKDLTGSEKVKILLAQALIGDPDILLLDEPTNHLDIKAIQWLENFLMDFNNTVIVVSHDRYFLNKVCTHIADIDFGKITVYTGNYEFWRKASELALQLRSDQRRKSEDKASELKNFIQRFSANASKSKQATSRQKQLEKLKIEDLPISTRKYPYVHFQAKREAGKELLRVDGISKTVEGVKLLDNISFTINKGDKIVFLGENDVAKTTLFQILMGEVEPDSGSFEWGVTTSRAYFPNDNSSYFMDGKYSITDWLRQYSEEKDESFIRGFLGKMLFSGEEALKKTNVLSGGEKVRCMLSKMMLSGANVLILDGPTNHLDLESITAVNEGLIKFQGTTLFTSHDHEFIQTVADRIIDIDGKIVEDKYIKYDEYLNLN, from the coding sequence ATGATTAGTGCTAATAATATTAGTTTGGCCTTTGGTGGTAGAAAGTTATTTGATGAAGTAAATATTAAATTTATTCCTGGAAATTGCTACGGATTAATCGGGGCCAATGGGGCAGGAAAATCAACTTTTATAAAGATTCTATCAGGTGATATCGAGGCCCAAACAGGAACCATTGATATGAAACCAGGTGATAGACTCTCTGTTTTAAAGCAGGATCACTTCGCCTACGATGAGCACCCTGTTTTAAAAACTGTTCTCATGGGTAACCAAAAGCTCTATGCCATAATGGAAGAAAAAGACGCCATTTATATGAAAGAAGATTTCTCTGATGCAGATGGTATCAAGGCAGCGGAACTTGAGTCCGAATTTGCTGAAATGAATGGATGGGAAGCAGAATCAGAAGCTGCAACTCTTCTTTCAGGACTAGGAATTGGAACTGAATATCACGATAAATTAATGAAGGACCTTACTGGTTCTGAAAAAGTTAAGATTCTCTTAGCTCAAGCACTTATTGGTGATCCAGATATTCTCCTACTAGATGAGCCTACCAACCACCTTGATATTAAAGCAATTCAGTGGCTTGAAAACTTCCTAATGGATTTTAATAATACTGTAATCGTCGTTTCCCACGATAGATACTTTCTAAATAAAGTCTGTACTCATATCGCTGATATCGATTTTGGAAAAATTACAGTTTACACAGGTAACTACGAATTTTGGAGAAAAGCATCTGAGTTAGCTCTTCAACTTAGAAGTGACCAAAGAAGAAAATCAGAAGACAAGGCTTCAGAGTTAAAGAACTTTATTCAAAGATTCTCCGCTAACGCCTCAAAGTCTAAGCAAGCAACTTCAAGACAAAAGCAACTTGAAAAACTAAAGATTGAAGATCTTCCAATCTCTACAAGAAAGTATCCGTACGTGCACTTTCAAGCAAAGAGAGAAGCGGGTAAGGAGCTTCTAAGAGTTGATGGAATTAGTAAAACTGTCGAGGGTGTAAAACTTCTTGATAATATTTCTTTCACAATTAACAAAGGCGATAAAATTGTTTTCCTTGGAGAAAATGACGTCGCTAAAACAACTCTCTTTCAAATTCTCATGGGAGAAGTTGAACCTGACTCTGGATCATTTGAATGGGGCGTAACAACATCTCGTGCTTATTTTCCAAATGATAACTCTAGCTACTTTATGGATGGAAAGTACTCCATTACAGATTGGCTAAGACAATACTCCGAAGAAAAAGATGAATCTTTTATTAGAGGTTTTCTTGGAAAGATGCTCTTTTCAGGAGAAGAGGCCCTTAAGAAAACAAATGTTCTATCAGGGGGAGAGAAAGTTAGATGTATGCTATCTAAAATGATGCTCTCAGGAGCAAATGTTCTAATTCTTGATGGCCCTACAAATCACCTTGATCTAGAAAGCATCACAGCGGTTAACGAAGGACTTATTAAATTCCAAGGAACGACACTCTTTACTTCTCATGACCATGAATTCATTCAGACTGTAGCTGATAGAATTATTGATATTGATGGGAAGATTGTTGAAGATAAATATATTAAGTACGACGAGTACCTTAACTTAAACTAA